The nucleotide window GAGTTAGAAACGACAGACCACTGGTTTGATGAAGGATCATAACCGATAAAAAGACCTCTATCGCTGTTACGATTATAGGAAAAACCTTGGACTGTTGGATCGGATGAGGATAAAGTAAATTTATAATCAGATGGATTAACTCGATTAGCTCCTATATAAATATTATTTAGAGATAAATTGACTAACCAAGGAGTGAGATCAAAAGTCATATTTCCGGTGGCTTGAAATTGAAGACCTCGGTCATTTGCTGATGTCCAACTCATTAAAGCAAATTGAATCGTATCAGAACCATTAAAAGCGACATCAGAAAAACTTCCTCCTTTGGCTAAATACATATCTGGAAGTAAGTCGTTATTAAAATCTGCAACGGCCAGATCTCGCCATGACCTTCCATTTTCTGGTAAAAAAGTGGTGGTAATATTATTAAATGGGGTTGAAGAAGTTTCATAAATATTACGATCAAAAATGAGTTCTGCAATTCCATCTCCTGTTAAGTCGGATAAAGTAGCAAAAGCCTCATTACTTCCCTGATGAGTTAAACCGAGACTGTCATAACTATTTTGAAAAGTCCCATTAGTTTGACGAAAAATAGTAGGAGGAGCTTGACCATCAGGTCGTCGGTATGTTGCCATCACTAAATCAAGCTTACCATCCCTATCAAAATCAAACCACAATGGTGTTCGTCCCCGTCCGATAGAATAATTAACTCCCCGTTCTACCGCTTGCTCGTGGAGTTTTTGTCCATCGTTAACATAAAGTTTTTTTCCGTCAGAACCTACACCGGCTCCCCCTCCTGTAAGAACGATTAAATCCTGATCTCCATCATTATCAAAATCAGTCCAATCACCTCCGTGAGTATCACCATTAGGAATTTGGGCAAATATTTCATCGGTAGCATCAATAAATGTCCCATTTCCTTGATTAAGAAATAAACTATCATCATAGCCGTGATTATTTATCCAGACATCGGGGAGCAAATCTCCATTAACATCACCCCAAGAGACTCCCCAACTGGGTGCAATATAAGAAAGACCTGATTTTTGAGTAATATCATTAAATTTTATTCCCATAAATTACTCCCCTGTTTAGATTGTTGGTTTACTTGTTTATTCATCATATTTATTCAACAAAAATAAATAATTTACATAAAAATTAGCTGAATACTTCTAGCTTAACAATACTGATAAGTTCATAATTTTATCAATCTTATCCTGATTTTAAATATGACCTAGACTATGATTAAAATTAACTGTGAGATTAGGCAAGAAAAAAAGTTGTAAGATGGTTACAACTCTTGACACAATCGGCTTCATCTATAGCAGGAGGCAGGAGGTTAAAAGTTTACTGCTATGTTTGTTTGAAGTTTGAGAAATGTCCGCGCCCGTCTTGTCGTTTGCTATATGTTCAACCCCTTAAATTTGTGGAATTTAAAGTATATTTACAACGCAATAAAAGCTTTATAACAGTTCTATAATCAGATGATTTTCTGGAGTTACTGTTTCATAAAGCTCAATTCCTTTTGTCCTTAAAGGATAAACTAAAATTTCTTCTTTTAAAACCTGACAGTGTTGTTCTATTAATTTTAATATAAGAGATGGATCGGAATAATCCAAATGAAAAAAAAGAATAAAATCCTCGTCTTGATCTCCACAAAAAAAAGAGCCAATAATTTTTCCTAACTTTTGATAGTAATAAGTAAAAGGAAGCCGTCCTAGTTTTTTTCTTTTTCGCGCTTCTAAGACAACTTCATTGATTAATTGTTGATTGAATAAAACATTTGATTTAGGCTCGTTCATTTTATTGTGATCCTAATTTAATTATCTGTAAGATTATTCAAACTACTACTCAAAGCAAAAGTCCCTAACCCATTTTTTTGAATGTCTTGACGATTACCGACTATCTTGGCTGGTACGCCTGTAGCAATTGAGTAAGGCGGAATACTCTTTGTGACGACTGCGCCAGCGCCGATTATACTTCCTCGACCAATTGTCACCCCATCTACAACTTTAACTCCACTCCCTAACCAACAATCCTCTTCAATGGTAATGCCTTTGTAAGTATGTCCTTGCTCATTAATATGGCGAAAAGGATTTGTAAATACATGATTATTCGCAAAAATTCCTGTATGAGGGCCTAACATCGTAAATTTTCCAATTTTGATATTAAGACCCGAAAGACAACTATAAGCACCAATAATTACAGATTCGTCTATTTCAAAATAACCATTGGTGTGAACTTTGATGTCAGCACCACGATTAATTTTTACCGAGTCACCAATGCAAAGTTTACTGTTTCGACCGGCATTTTTAAGACGAGCAAATCTATCAATTAAAACTTTGTTTCCCAGTTCAATACAATTAGGATTAACCAACTGTACATAGGGTTGAATATTAACATTAGAACCAATTTTTGAGAGAATTAATTTATATAAAATTCGTCTGATTCTGACTCCGATTGAAAGAGGCATCCAATCGACTAATCCCATAATAAAACTTTCTTTGAAAGTCAGTAATTTTAAAGACAAAGAGTTTTTATTCATGCTGTCTATTATAATTAGGTATATCAACAGTTAGTAATGAAAGTAGATAATGAGGCACAAGATGAAAATTATTCCAGTTAATTTACCAATGAGGGTTGGAATCTGTAAACTTTTCGATTCATAATTTTTTTATACAGGTCAATTGAATCTAATGCCTCCATACGAATACTCCGAACCGGCTTAATTCCTTGGCGTAGTCTAGACAATAAATCTCTATCTAAAGCTAGTTTCCGAAAAGCTTCAGCCCAGGCTTGACTATCATCATGTAAAACTAACAATCCATCTACATTATGGGTTACCTTCTCAGCAATTCCTCCTAAATTTGAACCGACTACAGGAAGTCCACTAGCAAAAGCTTCCAAAACTACCATCGGCCCTGTTTCCAGCCATTGAGAAGGGGCAGCCAATACATCAAACTGAGACAAGGTTGAAGAAACTTCTTCATTTTTTAAGGCTTGAGCAATTTTAAAACGATGGTCATTACCAATGCGATAAATCATTTCTTGATAATAGGATTCGTCTTGAGGAATCCCAAAAATAGTGAGTTCAATAGGAACATCTAAAGGCAATGATTTAATGGCTTCTACGAGAATATGAATTCCTTTTGGTAAAGCCCAACGTCCCAAAAAAACAATTTTAAGAGGACTATCAGAGTTAGTTGAAATAGAAATTTTAGGCTTAGGAAAAGTATCGGGAATGCCATGTTTGAGTAAATAAAGTTTTTCTTTTGGAATACCATTAATTAATAAGGCATCCAAAACCCATTGACTCATCGCCACAATAGTATCCGCATATTTGGCCATTTCTTGTAAACCCATTTGACGAGCGGCGACAAAGGTAGGAATAGAAAGCGGAGATAGTAATGGTTTTCCCACTGCACTAACAGACGGAATATTAGTGGTAAGATAACGATGTAATCCCTCTACTTTTACGCTCATAGGCATAGGAATTTTGCTCAAATTCTCAACCGCTTTTGTCCCTAAACTTTCTGGCACACCGCAACAATAACTACAACGAGTTAGATCAATTTTGCCATCACAGGCTTGTTGATCTTTAAACATGGAAGTTTTACGCTGACAAAAAATTTCCGGAAGACGGACAGAAACAACCGTCGCCATCCCTAACTCTTTTGCCAAGCGCAGATGAGGCAACCCACATTGAGGAGTCCATTGATGTTGATGATAAATATCTGCTTGTTGCTGTTTTAACCAGTTCGCAAAATATTCAAACCCACCGTGAGGCTCTGCACCATGATTGGGTTCAGATTTAGGATGAGGAAAAACCGGATAGCGATAAACATCAATTCCTTCGTAAGAATAAAAGTCTTCCCTCAATTTATTTTGAGCCGCCGCTATTTTAATCTCAACTCCTTCTTTCTTTATATATTGGGAAACTTCATTCAAATGAATTTGAATTCCTCCACATTTTTCGGGAAAATATCGAGTAGCCGTTTGAATAATTTTCATTTTTTTCTTTAATTTTATTTATTTAATTGATTAAAAGCAAACGCATCTCTTAATTAGAAATCAATTCCCATAAAGCTTGGAAAATTATGGCAATTTTTGACCCAAGTTAAGCTCCTCTTTATTGATTAAGACTTCTAATATGAAATCCGCCTAATTAGCCATCATTAAAATAATGACTGCTCCCCTGTTGCTCCCCCTGCTCCCCTGCTCCCCCTGCTCCCCTCACTCTTAAGTATAGGATTCAAACGGATTTCATATAACATTTAGACGGGTTTGCCCTGTTGATTAACTCACTGAAACAAATACTTTTTCTTGTTGTTCTTTCGGGACTAAAGAGCTACCATCAGCATAGGTCAAACATTGACCATCAAGATGTTTTGCCACTGGCGCACCCATCAATTCTAGAATCGTAGCGGATAAATCTACTGCGTGTCCTTGTGCCAATTTTGAACCCGGATGAATATTCGGCCCTTTAGCAATGACAAATCCTCTATCACGATGAGCCGAACTCCGATTAAAGTAGACGGGGCCAATGCGACCATAAGTCGGGCTATCTACCACATCTACCGCCCAATCTTCCCAAAGCACGACTAAATCTGCATCGGGTAATTTAGGATCGTTGTCTGTGGCAGAGGAACGAGTACGGACAACTTTTTTAACGATCGCTTTTCCGGTTCTGGCATCTTTGAGTAGATGGAGTTCTTTAATGAGTTCATTACATACAGCATCATAGTCCGCCACTGGTACAATTCCTTTTGACTCTCGTCCTTGAAGGTTAATGCGAATATAGCCATCAGAGAAACCGGGGAGATAAAACGCTTTCATTTTTGGCCAAAATGGCTTATACCAATCTCCTGGATGCCACTGAAATAACTCGGTATGGATAGACCCTGTTATTTTGGATAAATTTTTGTAGAATTGGGCTAGGTTGCGATGGAATCGTCCGGGGATTATTTTAGCGATCGAGCGCAAAACTCCTGCCAACGGATCAGGCTCATTTTTTAAGTCGTATAGAGCTAAAAACCAGGATAAATTTCGGTTTTTTGGCGTGAGAGGTTTTGGCAGTTTTACCCCTAGGTTTTGCGATTTTACTAAAGATTTGCCCGGAAAACTAAACCGATAAAGAAACTCTGGCAACACAACGGAACTGAGAACATCTGAAGCATTTTCCCCCATACCATGAGCAGAGAAGATAATGATATTAGCATCTTCTGGGGCTTCTGTCAGGATTGTTGCAATAGAGTGATCTACTGCTTTGAAATACTCTAGCATCGGATCGACCGAGCTAGGCTGATAGAGAGGATGTTCTTTTTGGCTCAAGTGCCAAAAGTAGTGCATAAAGGTATGAGTTTCGCTAATATTAGTGAGAAATAAATCCCACCGTTCCCGCGCGAGTAAATCTTTTGTCATTGCCGTGCGACGCTCTAACCCGATTTCGAGTTCTTTTTTTAGCTTGTCTACAGAAGCTAAATTGTACCAGTCAGAACGATCTCTATGATGAAGGCAATCTGCTGGATGATCGCCATATTGAGCAACTAATTCTGAAATGAGTTCTGGGGGTTGAGACTGGCGCGAGATCATGGGAGCATGAGCGCCCCAAGCTACAGCTTGTATGCCATTAACGTTTTCAGCAATCGTAGTCTGAGGCATATCAAACATAGCGACTCGGTAGTCATCTCCTAGGGCATAAAATGGAGAGTATTCACGGTAGTCGTAAGCTCCATGATCTCCAATTTTATTGGCTTGATAGTTGATAGGATCGAACTTGGTTTTAGACCAATAACCTGTTTTAGATGAAAGACAACCGGTGAGAAAGCTTGTCCAAGCTGATTCTCCTTTGTAATATTCATTATTAATTAAACGACCATAAGCCCCTTGCTCTTTTAGGGTAGCGAGAGTCTTTAAATAACCTTTAGACATCCAATCTTCTAGGAATAGAGGATCTACCGAGTCTAACCCAATGGCAATAACAGAATGTTTCATAAGATATTTTTAATCAAGGTGAGTTAATAAAGCCAAGTTTTAAGTCACTTAACAGTTTAGTTAACGTCAATGCCAATGGTATTTGATGATTCAATTCTTGTACATCCTGAATAATTCAGGATTAAATCCATAAAGGTAAGCCACTGAATTTAACCCAACTTTAACCCGAAAGTAAAACCGAGACATTTTTTCTATGTTCTCCCTAAAAAAATGAGTGATCAAAAGAATTCTGGCACAAATAACATTTATATCAATTTAACCTCGAAACTCATCAAATTATCCTCCTGTTGCCAGAGTAACTGACTTGATGTAAGAAGCCTAAAGATTTACTCTTAACTGACTTTTGACTGTTTATTATCTCAACATTTAAAACTTGTATTTTCATAAATTTTATGAATTTATCTGAATTGACAGAGGGCAAAAATTGAGTCATGCTATTTTTAAATCTAATCAGAGGATGTTTTAAGGATGAATAATCCGATTAAAACTTTTTCTTTTACAAAAATTGCGGAAAATAATCGCAATTTTGACGGCTTTGAGTGGGGAGACTTTCAAAATTCCCCTGCTATTAATGACAAGGGGACAGTAGCCTTTGATGTCAATTTGTTAAATATAGACGGGGTCGGAATTTTTACTGGAGACGGAAAAAAAATTACTCGTGAATATATAGCAACCCCTGAATATCCAGGGGGTCCCAATGCCAGCAGTCTTGGTCTTGATATTAATAATAAAGGAATATTAGTCTTTTCAATATCAGACGGTTTTTTTGACACTGATATTTTAGTCAGTCGTAATGGAGAGGTTTCTGCTGTTGGAAATGGCTTTTTGGCTAATCCTGTTTCGATTAACAATAGGGGTACAGTGGCTTTTGCCCAAGGTGATAGCCGAAATCCGACCAGTCATACTGTTGAAACGGTCAGTCCTAATGGTCAATCTACCATCATTGCTTCATCTTTTGATGAAGAATCTGGTTCAGTTCTTTTTGCTCCGGAAGGTGCATCTATCAACGATCGCGGACAAGTCGCTTTTAAAAATGAGGTGGCAGGGATTTTTGTTGGAAAGCAAGGTAAACCAACGAATACTTTTAAAACCATCGCCGATGGTAGCGGTCAATTTGACCGATTTGATTTTCTTCCAGATATCAACAATAAAGGAATAGTTGCTTTTTCTGCCAAACTCGACGACGGAAGTTCAGGAATTTTTCTAGGCAATACAAAAAAACCCACTAATGACACGATAACTATTGTTGATAGTCAAGGTTTGTTTGACTCTTTTCAAGATGTGGCTCTTAGCGATAAAGGTGAAATCGCTTTTGAGGCTAGTTTAGATACAGGTGAGTTTGGCATTTTTACGGGAGATGATCCCATAGCCGATAAAGTAATTGCCATAGGAGATCTTCTATTTGGGTCAACAGTAACGGGTCTGGACTTCTTTATTGAAGGATTAAATAATTCTGGACAAATCGCCTTTAGTGCTGAGTTAGAAAATGGGACTGAAGTCGTTGTCCGTGCTAACCCGACTAACCCGACTAAAGACTACCTGATAGAGGCAGAAAATTTCAACTTAGAAACTTATAAAGTAGAAAATACTTCAGTAGCTTCTAATGGTAAACTTATTTCTTTATTAAATGGAGGAAACGCCGGCAGTGCTGCCACTCAATTTACAGGAAATTCAGGATATTATGATATCTTAGTGGGTTATTACGATGAAATTGATGGGAAATCTTTATTCAATTTTAAAGTTAATAATTATCTTAAAGATCAATGGAAAGCTGATCAAAAGCTAGATCCTAAAGGTTATGTTGCTACCCGCCAAAATTTTACCGAACACTTAATTTCAGGGATATCTTTACAGACGGGAGATATTCTGAAACTAGAGGGGTTTCGAGATCAAGAAGAGTATGCCAGAATTGATTATCTTAAATTAATTCCGTCAAAAGAAAATAGACGAGGGTTAAACAACCTAGAAAATATAACTTTTTGTTCTGATTCATTATTAAGTCCTGACTCTTTAGAAAATTATGGTATAGCCAATAATGATAGTTTTTTGAGTTGACTTATGGAATTAAAGAGAAAACTAGAGATAGGTTAAAACTTCCTACTTAATTTGATTTTTCAGTTTTAAAGTTTGGAATGCTGAGTGAATCTCCCTATGTTAGGGGAGATTTTTTTTGAGAAATCCACCCAAATTATAGCCCTACGCGCAAGTCATACTAAATCCGGTTCACATAAGTTTCTTTTGTAGAGACGTTGCATGCAAAGTCTCTACAGAGGTTCATGAAAAAGATAAAGAAACTTTGGCAATCGGATTTAGTATCAATGTCCGCGCCCGCCAAGGCGGTTGCTAAACTGTCACGCACTTAAATTATTGATTGAAGGGTGGGGAGTAGCTTGACGGTTTATTTCTCAAGAATTGAGGATATAAAAATTAAATGCGTCTTAGCTTATAATCTAACTGATAGTTTATTGACTAAAACTATAAAAAAATATAATCATTCTTGGTGTTTTTTAAATTAAAAGTTGAATCCGGAAAATTAACAAGCTTTTAAGCATTTATAATTAATATTTTCTTAAAAATTATTATTTGTCGTTTTTATTAATTTAATTATTTTTTTTTAAACCTGAACTTTTATCCCTAGAAAAAAAAAAAATAGTTTGTTAATCTTTATGACAGACAAATGAGTTAACTTAAGTTAAGCCCTAAAGAGAAGCTTCACAAGATGAAAAAGACTGTTATTGTTATTGGTCTGGATGCTGCAGAACCTAGACTGATTGATAAATTTATGTCTGAAGGATACCTTAAAAACTTAAATAAATTACGACAAAAAGGAACTTATGCACTTTTAGAAAGTATTAAATATTATTGTGCCGAAGCCCCTTGGACAATGTTTTTAACAGGTTGCCCCCCTACTCGAACGGGTTATTGGTCGCCGATCAAATTTCATCCTAATATCTACGAAACAGAATTAGTTGAGGCTTATAATTTTTATGAATATCCCCCTTTTTATGCCTTAAATAAAGACTATCGGATAACCGTTTTTGATATACCCCAAACCGCTCTTTCAGAAAGAGTTAATGGAATACAAGTGTTAGGATGGGGCGCTCATTGTGCCCAAACTCCAAGTTATTCTTTTCCAGCAGAATTATTTGATGATATTGTCAATAAATATGGGTTACATCCGGGTCTTCATAAAGATCATGCTGACTGTTACAGTTTAGCTTCTCTTTATAAATTAGAAGAAATGTTGCTGAGGGGCATAGATCTCCGTTCTGCTATTTGTCAAAATTTACTTAAACAAGAACCCTGGGATTTATTTTTAACAGTTTTTGGCGAAATTCATGTGGCAGGACACTTCATATGGCATCTGAGTCAAACGAACCATCCTCTGTATGACATTGTTGGCTCTCATGGTTCTCATGATAGTATGCTTAACTGTTACCAAGCCGTAGATCGAGCGATAGGAGAAATTCTGACTCAAGCCCCAAAAGATGCTTATGTCATTGTATTTTCGGTTTACGGTATGAACACGAATGTAACAGATTTGCCCAGTGGAACGTTTCTACCTGAATTCCTTTATCGTTTCAGTTTTCCAGGTAAATTTGCTTTAGCGAGAGGGGATTTAAATTCAGAGTTAAAACCCCCCATAAGCAAATGTAAAATCAATGCCGGTTGGGAAATATGGTCAATGAAAGATGACCCTAGTGTAATTAGAAGATTTTTGAGGCGAGAAACGCCTTATCAGTTGTTTAAGCATATCGAAAGATTCCTCGGCCCAGTTAATCAACCCGATTTAATTTGTCCTAACAAACTAGATGAAATGTTTGATCCCCTTAGTTTTCAGCCAGCAGAATGGTATAAAGCTTATTGGCCTTACATGAAAGCGTTTGCTCTACCTAGTTTTTCTGAAGGTTACATTCGCATTAACCTCAAAGGACGAGAATCCAGAGGGATAGTTTCCTGTTGTGAATATGATCATGTTTGCAACGAAATTATCAACAAGCTTTATGAGCTTAAAGACCCTCGCACAGGAATTGGGATGGTTAAAGAGATTATCCGAACTCGTCGATACGCGCTTGATAATAATTTCAACTACCCTGATGCAGATTTAATCGTTATTTGGCAAGAAGATTCCCCTACTGATGTGGTCGATAGTCCTGATTTTGGGCGTATCGGCCCTGTTCCTTATTTTCGGACTGGTAGCCATCGATCGCAGGGTTTTTTTATGGCTACTGGTAGCGGTATTTCCCCTAATTCTAATTTACCTGTTGGTCATATTCTTGACCTTGCCCCTACGATTTTAAGATTGATGAACGCACCCATTCCCTACTATTGCCAAGGAAAATCCTTATTAAATATTAATATTGCCTCATAAATAACCTTTCTGCCACTCATGAGGGACAGCCTTATTTTATTCCCTATTCCCTAAACCTCAAAAATAGCTTAAACAAAACTCCTGAACTTAAATGTATTGACAATTCTAGGTTTTTTGAAAAACTTATTTAAAGAAGTCATATTTTTGTGTAAAAAATCTATATGAAAAAAAGAGTTCTTGCCATTGGCTTAGATGCGGCTGATCCATTATTAATAGAAAAATGGATCTCTCAAGGACATTTAAAGTGTTTGGGGAGGTTACGAGAACAGGGGACTTACTGCCGTTTAAAAAGTTTTGAATCTTATAGAGCGGAAACACCTTGGACAACATTTTTAACGGGCTGTGCCCCTCAAAAAACAGGGTATTGGGAACCTGTCAAACTTAAAGAAGGCTCGTATGAAGTAGAAGAAATCGGAGCTTATAATTTTGCTGAATATGCCCCTTTTTATAGTTTGAATAATGATTACCGAGTGGCTGTATTCGATCTGCCTCATTCTAGGCTTTCTAATGGAGTCAATGGATTGCAGGTTTTAGCTTGGGGGGCCCATGCTCCGTTAACTTCTAGCCAATCTCAACCGAGTAATTTACTCAGTGAACTCATTGCCAAACATGGAGAACATCCAACCCTCAATAAAGATCATGCAAGCTGTTTAGATCTAGCCGCTTTACGTCGTTTAGAAAAGGATTTAGAAATAGGAATTGCTCGTCGTTCTGCTATTTGTCAAGATCTGCTGAAACGAGAAGACTGGGATTTATTTTTAACCGCATTTGGGGAGACTCATTCTGCTCAACATTATTTTTGGCATTTA belongs to Gloeothece citriformis PCC 7424 and includes:
- a CDS encoding acyltransferase, translating into MNKNSLSLKLLTFKESFIMGLVDWMPLSIGVRIRRILYKLILSKIGSNVNIQPYVQLVNPNCIELGNKVLIDRFARLKNAGRNSKLCIGDSVKINRGADIKVHTNGYFEIDESVIIGAYSCLSGLNIKIGKFTMLGPHTGIFANNHVFTNPFRHINEQGHTYKGITIEEDCWLGSGVKVVDGVTIGRGSIIGAGAVVTKSIPPYSIATGVPAKIVGNRQDIQKNGLGTFALSSSLNNLTDN
- a CDS encoding glycosyltransferase produces the protein MKIIQTATRYFPEKCGGIQIHLNEVSQYIKKEGVEIKIAAAQNKLREDFYSYEGIDVYRYPVFPHPKSEPNHGAEPHGGFEYFANWLKQQQADIYHQHQWTPQCGLPHLRLAKELGMATVVSVRLPEIFCQRKTSMFKDQQACDGKIDLTRCSYCCGVPESLGTKAVENLSKIPMPMSVKVEGLHRYLTTNIPSVSAVGKPLLSPLSIPTFVAARQMGLQEMAKYADTIVAMSQWVLDALLINGIPKEKLYLLKHGIPDTFPKPKISISTNSDSPLKIVFLGRWALPKGIHILVEAIKSLPLDVPIELTIFGIPQDESYYQEMIYRIGNDHRFKIAQALKNEEVSSTLSQFDVLAAPSQWLETGPMVVLEAFASGLPVVGSNLGGIAEKVTHNVDGLLVLHDDSQAWAEAFRKLALDRDLLSRLRQGIKPVRSIRMEALDSIDLYKKIMNRKVYRFQPSLVN
- a CDS encoding alkaline phosphatase family protein; the protein is MKHSVIAIGLDSVDPLFLEDWMSKGYLKTLATLKEQGAYGRLINNEYYKGESAWTSFLTGCLSSKTGYWSKTKFDPINYQANKIGDHGAYDYREYSPFYALGDDYRVAMFDMPQTTIAENVNGIQAVAWGAHAPMISRQSQPPELISELVAQYGDHPADCLHHRDRSDWYNLASVDKLKKELEIGLERRTAMTKDLLARERWDLFLTNISETHTFMHYFWHLSQKEHPLYQPSSVDPMLEYFKAVDHSIATILTEAPEDANIIIFSAHGMGENASDVLSSVVLPEFLYRFSFPGKSLVKSQNLGVKLPKPLTPKNRNLSWFLALYDLKNEPDPLAGVLRSIAKIIPGRFHRNLAQFYKNLSKITGSIHTELFQWHPGDWYKPFWPKMKAFYLPGFSDGYIRINLQGRESKGIVPVADYDAVCNELIKELHLLKDARTGKAIVKKVVRTRSSATDNDPKLPDADLVVLWEDWAVDVVDSPTYGRIGPVYFNRSSAHRDRGFVIAKGPNIHPGSKLAQGHAVDLSATILELMGAPVAKHLDGQCLTYADGSSLVPKEQQEKVFVSVS
- a CDS encoding DUF7453 family protein, with translation MNNPIKTFSFTKIAENNRNFDGFEWGDFQNSPAINDKGTVAFDVNLLNIDGVGIFTGDGKKITREYIATPEYPGGPNASSLGLDINNKGILVFSISDGFFDTDILVSRNGEVSAVGNGFLANPVSINNRGTVAFAQGDSRNPTSHTVETVSPNGQSTIIASSFDEESGSVLFAPEGASINDRGQVAFKNEVAGIFVGKQGKPTNTFKTIADGSGQFDRFDFLPDINNKGIVAFSAKLDDGSSGIFLGNTKKPTNDTITIVDSQGLFDSFQDVALSDKGEIAFEASLDTGEFGIFTGDDPIADKVIAIGDLLFGSTVTGLDFFIEGLNNSGQIAFSAELENGTEVVVRANPTNPTKDYLIEAENFNLETYKVENTSVASNGKLISLLNGGNAGSAATQFTGNSGYYDILVGYYDEIDGKSLFNFKVNNYLKDQWKADQKLDPKGYVATRQNFTEHLISGISLQTGDILKLEGFRDQEEYARIDYLKLIPSKENRRGLNNLENITFCSDSLLSPDSLENYGIANNDSFLS
- a CDS encoding alkaline phosphatase family protein is translated as MKKTVIVIGLDAAEPRLIDKFMSEGYLKNLNKLRQKGTYALLESIKYYCAEAPWTMFLTGCPPTRTGYWSPIKFHPNIYETELVEAYNFYEYPPFYALNKDYRITVFDIPQTALSERVNGIQVLGWGAHCAQTPSYSFPAELFDDIVNKYGLHPGLHKDHADCYSLASLYKLEEMLLRGIDLRSAICQNLLKQEPWDLFLTVFGEIHVAGHFIWHLSQTNHPLYDIVGSHGSHDSMLNCYQAVDRAIGEILTQAPKDAYVIVFSVYGMNTNVTDLPSGTFLPEFLYRFSFPGKFALARGDLNSELKPPISKCKINAGWEIWSMKDDPSVIRRFLRRETPYQLFKHIERFLGPVNQPDLICPNKLDEMFDPLSFQPAEWYKAYWPYMKAFALPSFSEGYIRINLKGRESRGIVSCCEYDHVCNEIINKLYELKDPRTGIGMVKEIIRTRRYALDNNFNYPDADLIVIWQEDSPTDVVDSPDFGRIGPVPYFRTGSHRSQGFFMATGSGISPNSNLPVGHILDLAPTILRLMNAPIPYYCQGKSLLNINIAS